The following nucleotide sequence is from Microbacterium arborescens.
CGCGATCAGCGGATCCTGGGGCTGGCCGGGCTGTCCGGACAGCACGATCAGCACGGGCAGCAGCGGCGGGTTGTCGGTGAGGGCTGCGGGCGGGCGGTAGATGACGGCCGGACGGGCGGTGAAGCCCGACGCCGTCGCGGGGATCGTGACCGTGCCGACCTCGCCGGTCGAGGGCATCCCGTCGGGGGCGGTCCAGTCGGCGATCGTCGGACGGTCGGCGTTGCCGTCGAGGGACGGCAGGTCAGCGGAACCGAACGCGGGCATCCCGAGGGCGAGGCGCACGGTCGGGTACTGTCCGAACGCGATGTTCACGCCCATCGCTGCGGTGAGCGCGAAGAGCACGATCGCCAGCGGCGCGGCGACGGCCCGGCGCCAGGTGGGACGCCAGAGCGACACCAGGGCGACCCCGATGGCGGCGAACCCGAGCGCGATCCACATCCGCGAGTCGGCCGTGAGGACCACGCCGAACAGGTTGTAGTGATCCGCCAGCAGCCAGGTCAGGCCGATGCCCAGGAGCCCCGCGACGACCGCCGCCGTCGCTGCCGTCATCGTCCAGCGCCGGCGGAGCCAGCGGTTGCTCGGCCGCAGCACGACGAGCAGCACGAACGCGAGGGCAGCCGCGATGCACGTCCCGACGACGGCTGGGCCGGAGAGGATGTTCGTGTTGAGCAGCCAGTTCACATCGACCTCCCGAGGACGGCGCCGCGCCGCAGTGGCGCGACGGGCTCACCGCCCCGCCCACAGCGTAAACCGGGCCGCGTGCTCGCCTGCGCACGCGGCCCGGTTTTCGCGGCGGTTTCATCAGTCGGCGTGCTCGGGCGGCCACACGACCGAGAAGCGCTCGAAGACGATGTCCTCGTCCTCCGACCACTCGGCTCCGCGGGCCGCCGCGACGCGGGTCCAGTAGCGTCGGTGCTCGCGCTGCCAGCTCTCGAGCGAGAGGTCGTCCTCGCCCTCGTCGGCGGCGAAGGCGGCATCCGCGCTCGCGAAAGGCCCCAGGCGCAACTCCGTGGTGCGGATGACGATGCGCGGGGTTCCCGTGCTGTCGCACGCGATCCAGTGCGAGCCGAGGCGAGGGATGAGATCTCCCCGCGCGACGAAGTCGGCGACGAGCTCGGCGGTGGCACGCTTGCCGCCCGCGAGAACGATCTCGAGCAGCTCGTCGGCCAGGCGTGCGTTGTCGCCGAAGTGCTCGACGGTGTACTCGGGCGCCGCGCGCACCGCCTCCGGGTGCGCGGCCCGATACTGCTCCCACATCTCGGCCGCTGCGGCCTCGTCGAGGGGCAGGGCGCGAGAGGATCCGCTGTGTTCGCTCATCCCTCGATCCTCGCACCGACGGGCACGCTCACCCGATAGGTGCGCACCTCGAAGGGCCGCAGCTCGACCGTCACACGGCCGGCGTCATGCTCGACCTCGCCGAGGTCGTCCTCGATGAGCGAGGCCTCGCGGACGATCACCGCCCCGTCGATGCGCACGTCGCCGGCCACGCGCCGCCCGGCCGGCTCGTACACGCGCACGACGAGGTCGCCCGAGCGATCGGCGGCGAGCTTGACGCCCGAGACCAGGATGCCGGGTGTCGCCGTGACCAGCGGCGCCACGGGCGCTCCGACGCGCTCGCGCATCGCGGTGTTCAGTGCGATACCCGCGGCCGTCGCGGTCTCGATGTCGGCGCCGATCACCAAACCGTAGCGGTGGGTCTGCTCACCCTGATCGGTCTCGGGATCGGGGAATCGCGGCGCGCGCAGCAGCGAGAGCCGGACCGTCGTGGTGACGCCGCGGTCGGGGTCGGCGTCGCGCGTGACGTCGTACCCGTAGGTCGAGTCGGTCACGAGGGCCGCCCCGAAACCCTCTTCGGCGACGTGGACGAAGCGGTGCATCGAGGTCTCGAACTTCGCGGCTTCCCAGCTGGTGTTGGTGTGGGTCACGCGCCGGGCGTAGCCGAACTGCGTCTCAGCGGCGGTGTGCTCTGCCTGGATCGCGAGCGGGAATGCGACCTTGAGGAACTTCTCGACCTCGTGCCAGTCGGTTCGCTGCGAGATCTCGATGGTGCGCGAGCCGGGCCGCAGGACGAGCTCCTGCGTGAGCGTCGACTCCGAGAACGACCGGGTGATCGTGACGTGGGCCGCCCCGTCACGCGTGTCGGCGACGAGCGCGTCGATGTCCGTGAGGTCGGTGACGCGGTTCCGGTAGAAGCGATCGACGTCCCAGGCGTCCCACATGTTGGGGAAGTCCTGGTGCAGCTGGAGGAGGTTCGCCGGTTCGCCCGCCGGTATGGTCTCGCGCCTGGTGGCGAGATCGATCGCCGAGGTGATGAGGCCGTCGGCCGAGATCGTCACCCGGACGAGGTCGTTGCCCAGCACGAATCCGCCGTCGCGCTCGAGCACGTCGACCGCTCCCGCCGGGGGTGCGGCGGGGGCGGCGCCGAGCCCGGGGACGCCGTCGCGGGCCAGCGGCGACGCGTTGAAGACGACGCGCTCGTCGCCGGGGCCGGCCAGCAGCTCCTGGGCACGATCGATGAGCGCCTCGGCGGCCGCCGCGACGCGCTCGTACTGCTCGACGGCCTCGCGGTGCACCCACGCGATCGAGGTGCCGGGCAGGATGTCGTGGAACTGCTGCAGCAGGACCTGCTGCCACAGCGCGTCGAGCTCGTCGTAGGGGTAGTCGGCACCGGTGCGCACGGCGGCGGTGGCCCACCAGGCCTCGGCCTCGATCAGCAGGTGCTCGGTGCGCCGGTTGCCCTGTTTCGTCTTGTGCTGGCTCGTGAGGGTCGCGCGGTGCAGTTCGAGGTACAGCTCCCCCACCCATACCGGCGGCTTCGGCAGCTCGGCCATCGCGCGTTCGAAGAACGCGTCGGGGTGCTCCCACTGCACGCGTGCGCTGCCTTCGAGGTCGGCGAGGCGCTCGGCCTTGCCGGTCATCTCGCGGGTCGTGCCGCCGCCGCCGTCGCCCCACCCGACGGGCGCGATGGATCCGGATGCCACACGCGATTCGCGGAACTGCCGCGACGCCTTCGCCACCTCCATGCCCGACAGCTGCGAGTTGTAGGTGTCCATCGGCGGGAAGTGGGTGAACATCCGCGACCCGTCGATCCCCTCCCAGGCGAAGGTGTGGTGCGGGAACTTGTTCACCTGGTTCCACGAGATCTTCTGCGTGAAGAACCACTCGAAGCCGGCGCGGCGCATGAGCTGGGGCAGCGCGGGCGAGTATCCGAACGAGTCGGGCAGCCATACGCCGCGCGAGCGGATGCCGAACTCCTCCTCGAAGAAGCGCTGACCGTAGAGGAACTGGCGGGCGATCGCCTCGCCGGTGGGCATGACGGTGTCGGACTCGACCCACATGCCACCCAGGGGCAGGAAGCGCCCCGCGGCGACGGCATCCTTGACCTTCGCCCACACCTCGGGACGATGCTCCTTGAGCCAGGCGTACTGCTGCGCACTCGACATGCCGTACCGGAAGTCGGCGCTCTCCGCCAGCAGCTCGGTCATCGTGGTGCTCGTGCGCGCGACCTTGCGGATGGTCTCACGCACCGGCCACAGCCACGCCGAGTCGATGTGGGCGTGGCCGATGGCCGAGATGCGGTGCGCGCTGGCCTCGGCGGGCGACG
It contains:
- a CDS encoding alpha/beta hydrolase, whose product is MNWLLNTNILSGPAVVGTCIAAALAFVLLVVLRPSNRWLRRRWTMTAATAAVVAGLLGIGLTWLLADHYNLFGVVLTADSRMWIALGFAAIGVALVSLWRPTWRRAVAAPLAIVLFALTAAMGVNIAFGQYPTVRLALGMPAFGSADLPSLDGNADRPTIADWTAPDGMPSTGEVGTVTIPATASGFTARPAVIYRPPAALTDNPPLLPVLIVLSGQPGQPQDPLIAAHLQQSLDAYASAHDGLAPIVVSPDQLGSPDTNPMCIDSPLGNSATYLTVDVPTWIKANLPVLDAPDFWGIGGLSQGGTCSIQLGSAHPELFSAILDASGEEFPSLGDEATTIAQGFGGDRAAYEAAKPAAIMAAHAPYRDMTAVFGVGSNDAGFLPGVQRIYQAAQAAGMDATYVEAQGSAHDAASWTYIFQQGLEIIADHWGLGR
- a CDS encoding ASCH domain-containing protein, which codes for MSEHSGSSRALPLDEAAAAEMWEQYRAAHPEAVRAAPEYTVEHFGDNARLADELLEIVLAGGKRATAELVADFVARGDLIPRLGSHWIACDSTGTPRIVIRTTELRLGPFASADAAFAADEGEDDLSLESWQREHRRYWTRVAAARGAEWSEDEDIVFERFSVVWPPEHAD
- a CDS encoding alpha-mannosidase, whose product is MHDDIPLTTGRAARVLTERIRPAIHSARIPLEISANRLPGEPIAPAAGLALEFEPFEAGSPWGPAWSTTWFRVRGRVPAAWAGRRVEAVVDLGFDPNMPGFQCEGLVYLPSGEPVKSLNPRNQWVRIAEEAAGDEEVEFYIEAAANPVLLDYHPFLPTQEGDIQTSSPRPLYTVRHMDLAVFEPEVHELALDLEVLVELQAELPETAPRRMRILQALDDALDRVDLQHIAETAADARAALAEVLASPAEASAHRISAIGHAHIDSAWLWPVRETIRKVARTSTTMTELLAESADFRYGMSSAQQYAWLKEHRPEVWAKVKDAVAAGRFLPLGGMWVESDTVMPTGEAIARQFLYGQRFFEEEFGIRSRGVWLPDSFGYSPALPQLMRRAGFEWFFTQKISWNQVNKFPHHTFAWEGIDGSRMFTHFPPMDTYNSQLSGMEVAKASRQFRESRVASGSIAPVGWGDGGGGTTREMTGKAERLADLEGSARVQWEHPDAFFERAMAELPKPPVWVGELYLELHRATLTSQHKTKQGNRRTEHLLIEAEAWWATAAVRTGADYPYDELDALWQQVLLQQFHDILPGTSIAWVHREAVEQYERVAAAAEALIDRAQELLAGPGDERVVFNASPLARDGVPGLGAAPAAPPAGAVDVLERDGGFVLGNDLVRVTISADGLITSAIDLATRRETIPAGEPANLLQLHQDFPNMWDAWDVDRFYRNRVTDLTDIDALVADTRDGAAHVTITRSFSESTLTQELVLRPGSRTIEISQRTDWHEVEKFLKVAFPLAIQAEHTAAETQFGYARRVTHTNTSWEAAKFETSMHRFVHVAEEGFGAALVTDSTYGYDVTRDADPDRGVTTTVRLSLLRAPRFPDPETDQGEQTHRYGLVIGADIETATAAGIALNTAMRERVGAPVAPLVTATPGILVSGVKLAADRSGDLVVRVYEPAGRRVAGDVRIDGAVIVREASLIEDDLGEVEHDAGRVTVELRPFEVRTYRVSVPVGARIEG